The Conger conger chromosome 11, fConCon1.1, whole genome shotgun sequence genome includes the window GCAGCCAGAACCTCCTGCAGCCTTGAagaccctgaattgctccagggggattgtctcctgcttagtcaattcaactgtaagtcactttgtataaaagcatccgctaaataactaattattgCTGCCACCTTCATGTAACAagctgactgtgtgagtgtgtgtgtgtgaatgggtgaatgacaggCATCAATTGCAAAGcgctttatatacagtattcggcacctgtataacattctgtacacaaaatattctttcaaaaataatttaatgaaaggtccaaaataaacatactatacattttacattacatttttgcattttggcagaatagttaaaaactgaatatatatatatatattgtggtaacccgctggtagagagagagagtaaaattggtggaaaaaaatttattatattttttttcttttttttttttccttttttccagtgctggtgccttcagggcacttctttAGTGTCcaggacaaacaaaaaacattccctTCTCACACACGGGAATCGGATCacaaaaaacggaaaaaaagcaaactagaaaataagtccgTGCTCAAAAAATTTGGGATTTCAAAAACCGGTAACCGGTAAATTAGGGCGGACTTCAGGCGGCGGGGTTCACTCGCTCGTGTCCGCTGTGGGGCCGTGATCTCTCCGGGGTGTCCCGGCCTCGGGAGTCCGCTTCCCCCGCCTAGGCGTCTAGGAATTACATGCACAGGTTAGTTGGCTTCGAGCCGGATTGCTGTGCTCACGTGACGTTCACTCGTTTGCACTGGCTCCGCGGGTCTCCTCTCGTTTGCACTGGCTCCGCGGGTCTCCTCTCGTTTGCACTGGCTCCGCGGGTCTCCTCTCGTTTGCACTGGCTCCGCGGGTCTCCTCTCGTTTGCACTGGCTCCGCGGGTCTCCTCTCGTTTGCACTGGCTCCGCGGGTCTCCTCTCGTTTGCACTGGCTCCGCGGGTCTCCTCTCGTTTGCACTGGCTCCGCGGGTCTCCTCTCGTTTGCACTGGCTCCGCGGGTCTCCTCTCGTTTGCACTGGCTCCGCGGGTCTCCTCTCGTTTGCACTGGCTCCGCGGGTCTCCTCTCGTTTGCACTGGCTCCGCGGGTCTCCTCTCGTTTGCACTGGCTCCGCGGGTCTCCTCTCGTTTGCACTGGCTCCGCGGGTCTCCTCTCGTTTGCACTGGCTCCGCGGGTCTCCTCTCGTTTGCACTGGCTCCGCGGGTCTCCTCTCGTTTGCACTGGCTCCGCGGGTCTCCTCTCGTTCGCCcctgagccccgctctgctcccgagttcgcccttttgtagggtgttgctctcccctccaactcggtgcagctgtgcctggttaATTGCGAGAGGTTAGTGGCGTGCATTCCGCACGCGTTTCGGTGGTGCtaaccttggtgctgattcCTTTTCCGgcgcggctctctccaaggtgccggtccCTCAAATACGTCCACGGGAAATATTCCCCGCGAattactttccccagctcctggcgccgtcGCCCAGCCCGCCCCTCTTCAGTGGTGTACTGATCCTTGATCGGTccaccacaatatatatatatatatatatatatatatatatatatatataataaagtctagggtgcctaagacttctgcacagtactgtatataaatgtcCATTTACCTACTTGGAGTTTTGGTTCTGTGGGTAGTGATCACTGtccaataatgataataataataataataataataataataataataataataataataataataataataatgataaaaaggaATGACCAAAATAGACACTGGAAGAAGCAGACTGGGGTGCACTTCAAGCATTACTGTAAGCGAGAGCAGAGGTGAGAGCCTTCTCGAGGAGGATCAGGTAGAGGGAGGTGCAATAGACAGGGAAATGGTCCACATAGTACAGACAGCTGAAGAAACAATAACTAAGAGCACGGGTGTGCCACGGAGGGCCGAGAGCTAGCAACCTGCTGAGACCTTCACTCcgaccaatcactacacctgctGAGACCTTCACTCcgaccaatcactacacctgctGAGACCTTCACTCcgaccaatcactacacctgctGAGACCTTCACTCCGACCAATCACTACAGCTGCTGAGACCTTCACTCcgaccaatcactacacctgctGACACCTTCACTCcgaccaatcactacacctgctGACACCTTCACTCcgaccaatcactacacctgctGAGACCTTCACTCcgaccaatcactacacctgctGAGACCTTCACTCcgaccaatcactacacctgctGACACCTTCACTCTGACCAAACACTACACCTGCTGAGACCTTCACTCcgaccaatcactacacctgctGAGACCTTCACTCcgaccaatcactacacctgctGAGACCTTCACTCcgaccaatcactacacctgctGAGACCTTCACTCcgaccaatcactacacctgctGACACCTTCACTCcgaccaatcactacacctgctGACACCTTCACTCcgaccaatcactacacctgctGACACCTTCACTCcgaccaatcactacacctgctGAGACCTTCACTCcgaccaatcactacacctgctGACACCTTCACTCcgaccaatcactacacctgctgatttcactcactggttccctcctctctggttaaACGTGTTAATGTGAAATCTGCAGGTATAGAGATtggttgcaatgaaaacctgTTTACTgtcagccctccatggcacctCATTGGGCACCCCTGCCCAAGAGAAAAGGAGGTAGTCAGGGAAAGAGTGTGCATTGGTGGAATGATAGTTGTACGGATGCAGTAAAAGCTAAGAATAGGGCATTTAGACACGTTAAAACATGTAtgtaattgtttaaaaaaatacccCCTCACACATCCCAAAGCTGAAGACATGGTTGCAGCCCTGCGTGAGACACACCATGCACTTATCCCAATTAGAAACACTATTTCTTGTTCTAACACTGCTATCCTAACCCCACCACCCCCTGGTCTGTCGGAAAACAGTGACTACAGCCAGCTGACAAAAGCCGGCAGCCCTGGCATTGTGGTATATTCATGATAGATAGACTCCTCTTTCATAAGACAGTCGTGTGAAAGATAGTAATTTCATAGGCTTTCATTGAAGGGCCCAGACAGCGCAGGTGTTGTGCCTACAATAAGCACAAGGCTGTCTGCCTTATGCTGCTGCCAAGGCTCTCACTCTCTGGAAGAGCAATTCTTTGGCAttctttcccttttctctcaGAAGATGTTTTTCCAAATTGTTCTTCCACTATTGTGAAGTACTGGTCTTTATTCATACCAAGAAAATCTACTTCGGCCCGGCTGGCACACGTTGCCGCTTCGCAATTGAGAGCtcttcactcccactctctgcCTCCTGCCTTCCTGctctcacaataaaacacagaagCTAAAACGCAAGCCACCACTGCTCAGCTGCGCATGACAGCTCCACTGTACACATACGATTGGGCCTCCTCCACCCATACTCTGTATGGGGCCTGTGGCTGCagtgcaggggtgcacagcaagggtaAAACCGTTTCAGGATCTTGTCTCTAGTCTTTtgacttctgctcttaataataataatcatcatcatcatcatcatcatcatcatcatcataataatcattataataataagctttatttatatagcacctttcatacataaaatgcagctcaaagtgctttacattaggccaattacaaagaattacCGTGACAACACATTGCAGATAAAagaatgcagaaataaaataataaatactgtgattatggaaatatatccacacaacaaacaaacaagacaaacactttggGGCCTCCCTGAAGTGGGCTGATGCTGATTGTGGGAAAATGCCATTCCCAACAACCAGCTCACAAATAACAACACTGTATGCAAAATGAAAACAgggagaaaataataaaaacagtgctAAAAACAGTGCTGCTAGACATAGCACAAAGTTaagtgcaataaataaaaataagatgcTAGATATAACTCAtataaaataacaatgaaataaaaaaaaatgaaaacaagatAACAAGGGGGAAATAAAAAACCCCAATAAAAATAAGGAGAGAAAAGCCGTGCTGCCAGATATAAGCTAGTCAAAATATTAAGGTTTTCAGTTGCTATTTAAAAATGTCTACTGAGCTAGCTGTTCTGATATTAATTGGCAGGGTGTTCCATAATTTCGGGGCATAATTATTAAAAGCGGCATCCCCAATTTGTGTCAGAAGCTGCACTCAAATCTAAAATAATAAGAACCGAAACCTTGTTAGCGTCAGCACTGAGTCTAAGTCCATTAACTATGTTGGGTTAGGGCGGTCTCTGTGCAGGGATTAGATCTAAAACCTGACTGGTGAATAACTCATGTGATGTCTTAATGCTTTGGTCCCCAGGCTGGCCGTTCTCCAGCGCGGTGTGTAAGATGAGTGGACTGATGCAGGGCATGTCCGTGTCAGCCTCCGTCTTCACACTGGTGGCCATTGCAGTCGATCGGTAAGCATTTGCACCGcaaaccacacccacacccaaaaAGACAAGTTTTTTagacttactttttttttgccaaagaaatgcccaatgaggtgagacagttgaAGTAATTTCAAgacttgccaatggggtaagaggatttcacttgtcaagcaaacagcacTGTAACTTAACCTCCCGAGACCCTGCATCTTCAAACGAGGACATACAATTGTGCCTTCtctgagctctatacagtatttctcttaacataaggGGACGTTaaatacaaattacatttaaacaaaatcaaattaaatgtataatttgaaaATATCTTCACTGCATCCTGTTTTCGTCATCCAAGACGCTATattatgtgaaatgtgaaacgtattatgtgaaaaagaaaagaaaaattgtattctcttggtctcaggaggttaaaacAAGCAAAGATTTTACTACATTTTCTAGAAAACGtttgattttaagtctcattacaggaCTGAAATTCTTAAGAAGGCTTTTTAGCAGCGCAGGCGACCGGGCAGGGAAGGGTACGATGGAGCATCTCCGGGTGTAAGAACCTCTAGCATAGGGCGCTGTCTGATAATGCTAAATGCCATATAATGCTGCAGCCCAAATGCACATGTATAATGACCTTAAGATGgcctgtaaatgaatgaaaaaaagcaaaacccTCCTGCTGTTAGCAGCACAAAAGGTAGAAGCACATGAAAGCAGAACACTGCTGTGAATACTGGCAGAAACACAGTAGAATGTCAATTTAAAACGTAATGGCAGCTCTAATCCTGACAAGAGgaacaatgcatttcaaagaATGCCAGCATTGGACAGggaatttgaaaagaaaaaacacgaTATTCACCATTTCTTTTCTtcaccctgtccctgtcactctccctctccctcaactAACTGATCCATTAATCAATGAATAAAATCaaccaacaaaaacacaagatTTCGCTGCATTGTTTACCCATTCAAGGCCAAGCTAACTTTGTTGGTCGCCAAGGGAACAGTCGCACTCATATGGGTCATGGCCTTCATCATAATGTGCCCGTCGATTGTGATGCTGACTGTAAGAAGAGTGCAGGACCACTACATGATCCACAACGGGGACTACAGGCACCCCTACCCCCTGTACTCCTGCTACGAGAACTGGCCTTGGGTCGAAATGCGCAAGGTCTACACCACGGTGCTCTTCACCCACATCTACCTGGCCCCGCTCACCTTGATCACCCTCATGTACAGCTGCATCGGGGTGAAGCTGTACACCACCTCCATCCTGCTGGACAGAGAGCACCCCAGGACTGCGCCGCCCGGTGTCCGGCAGGAGGGGACGCGGCCGCTGGTCTCGCAGAAGAAGGTGAAGGTGATTAAGATGCTGATGGTGGTGGCCCTGCTCTTCATGCTGTCCTGGCTGCCGCTCTGGTGTCTGATGCTGCTGACCGATTACGGCGGTCTGGACGCGGATCAGCTGGAGCTCCTCACCGGCTATGTGTTCCCCTTCGCCCACTGGCTGGCCTTCTCCAACTCTACCGTCAACCCCGTCATCTATGGGTACTACAACGAGAACTTCAAGAGGGGCTTCCAGGCGGTCTGCCAAGCCTCTTCGAGCTCCTGCTGCTGGGCCCTCTCCTTGGCGGGCTCCGACGGCAGGGGCGGGAGGGTGGCGGTGGAAGGAAGGGCCCCAgattcgggggggggggctccgggCGGGGTCTGCAGACCCAGGGACACGGGGGCCAACTCAAACCCGCTGATCTTCGGGGCGAGGAACAGGGTATACACTGACGGGGATCTCACCGGGGTGGTTCAGCTAGAGCTGGAAGGcaggaggggggcgggaggggtaGGGAGTGCCCTCTGTGCAGAGGGTCTGGGTGCGGCAGGGGGGATGGTCAGAAGTGggtcaaacaaaatggccgttcAGATGACGGACACGGAGAAGGGCGCCCCGGGGGGATTGGGAGTCTGCCAGGCCTGGGATCAGTAAaggtctgtgtatgtatgtatgtgtgcgtgtgtgtgtgtgtgtgtgtgtgcgtgcaagtgaatgagtgtgtgtgcatgcaagtgagtgagtgaactgtgtgtgtgtgtgtgcatgcaagtgagttagtgagtgtactgtatatgtgtgtgtgtgtgtgtgtgtgtgcaagtgagtgagtgagtgagtgaactgtatgtgtgtgtgtatgtgtgcatgcaagtgagtgagtgaactgtgtgtgtgtgtgcatgcaagtgagttagtgagtgtactgtatgtgtgtgtgtgtgtgtgtgtgtgtgtgtgtgtgtgcgtgtaagtgagtgagtgagtgagtgtactgtatgtgtgtgtgcgaggggcAGGGGAAAGTGAGTGCAAATACTGTGGCAGATTCAGTTCTTACATTAATTTTACAGCATGTCCCCCTAACAAAAATACCATCTGAATTGTTCATGCAACAGAAGCAAAGGAAAGCTGTGTAGAGCTGTACATTTAGCCAGCTGAAAGGGAACATACAGGAATGGAATATAATTAATATTCCACATCCCCAGTGCTGCCTCAGTCCCAAGGTGGAGTGGACTGCGTTTAATACCTGCAGTATATAGTAGGGATGCTCCAATccgggggcggcacggatggtgcagtgggtagcactgccgcctcacagcaaggaggtcctgggttcgaattcccgttggccggggccctctctgtgcatgttctccccgtgtttgcgtgggtttcctccgggtactccggtttcctcccacagtccacagtccaaagacatgctggttaggctgattggaaagtctaaattgcccataggtatgagcgtgtgagtgaatggtgtgtgtgccctgcgatggattggtgacctgtccagggtgtattcctgcctttcgcccaatgtatgctgggataggctccagcccccctgtgaccctgttcaggataagcgggtaaagataatggatggatggatggatggctctGATCCAGATTTCTGGGGCCAGCACCGATCATCGATTCTTATCCTCAGGTCGGCCGACCAATTCTTTGccaaacaattttttaaaaaggaaatgtttACTCTTTGCTATCAACTGTACTGGCTGTCTCTACGGGCTTACCCATATTATTGTACCCATATGATGACACTGTCTCTGCATAGATTAAGGCTTAGATTAAGGTTGCCCATTATTTAACACTCATTAAACCCATGAATAAGCCCTCCGGATATGATTCAGATATATACttcaaaatacagtatatcagacAAATGCGAAGTGACACATTTCAAACTTGGTAACCTCTCTCAATCAATTTCTTTCCCCATCAATAATATGCCGCTCGCTGTTAACACTCAGAGTGCGACATATACATGAGCTGCTTCAGCAAGCGCCGGGAAGCAGCCCTTATTGACCTGCCAGAAAGCCATAGTGGGGCGCTTTGCGCGATCTGTGCCTCACAGAGATATAGATTTGTCTGCACTGTTGTGGAGTCGCATATGTCGGAACCAGCTGGTTTCCGACTGTCCAATATTTCAGAGGGTCCTGCAGGGGATACTTTGCAGTGGCGCTCTGTGTGCGTTTCCCTCAAAATGTCCTCGTCTGTTGGTGGGCCTGAACCTGTTTTTGTGGCCATGGACACCGGAAAGCAAAATGCGTACATGGGCTTTGCGATCGTATGCGAAGTGTCGATCCTTGCTGCCTACCTTTCGATGAGAACATTTTAGCGGATGAGCCATGGAAAGAAATTACGGCTACAGTTCATCGGCATAATATTATATGATTATATAATAATGGCATTTCGGTGTTTTGTTTCTAGGCCCTGTTTATTTCAAtgaaacacattattttgtttcttccttAAAATGACTGATGCACACAACAAATGGATGcgtgttaaaactcacggtcacacattaatttaattaacgGGGTGTCAGGAAAGGAATAGCCTTGACTGTAGGCTACTAATttgcctattattattattattattattatcgagGACTGTAGCCAAGGAGGCAGAGAGGCTCAGATTCAGTGCTGCTGCATCTCTTTCTAGCAGCTTCTTTCTTTGGCACACCTTCGCACCCTGGTCGCTGTCAGCCCTTCTCTAGAGCAGACGCGTGAGTGCCGTGAGGGCTGGGATAACAGCGGCTGCCCAGGCTGCTGATGTGCTGACGTCACCTGTAAGCTCCTCGTCACCTGTAAGCTTCTCGTCACCTGTAAGCTCCTCGTCACCTGTAAGCTCCTCGTCACCTGTAAGCTCCTCGTCACCTGTAAGCTCCTCGTCACCTGTAAGCTCCTCGTCACCTGTAAGCTCCTCGTCACCTGTAAGCTCCTTGTCACCTGTAAGCTCCTCGTCACCTGTAAGTTTCCACCGGCTGCTGGACTGCTGTAGGCGCATGGCGAGTCACAGTCTCAGTCTGCTGCATAGGACAGCAACACACATTTTTGTGGGGGTTCACACTGTGTCATGTAGAAAGGACTAGCGGGTCCATCTTGTTGCAATCTATGCATACgatactgtgcagaagtcttaggcaccctagactttattatattacata containing:
- the npffr1l2 gene encoding neuropeptide FF receptor 1 like 2, with protein sequence MSEGVVVWREIMEEEWVEPTEPALKANLLPNGNCSHCHGNGTTGNVTQGNTYFPYYQHSLPVATSFILAYLFIFLLCMLGNGLVCLIVLRNRRMRTVTNLFILNLAVSDLLVGIFCIPTTLVDNLITGWPFSSAVCKMSGLMQGMSVSASVFTLVAIAVDRFRCIVYPFKAKLTLLVAKGTVALIWVMAFIIMCPSIVMLTVRRVQDHYMIHNGDYRHPYPLYSCYENWPWVEMRKVYTTVLFTHIYLAPLTLITLMYSCIGVKLYTTSILLDREHPRTAPPGVRQEGTRPLVSQKKVKVIKMLMVVALLFMLSWLPLWCLMLLTDYGGLDADQLELLTGYVFPFAHWLAFSNSTVNPVIYGYYNENFKRGFQAVCQASSSSCCWALSLAGSDGRGGRVAVEGRAPDSGGGAPGGVCRPRDTGANSNPLIFGARNRVYTDGDLTGVVQLELEGRRGAGGVGSALCAEGLGAAGGMVRSGSNKMAVQMTDTEKGAPGGLGVCQAWDQ